From Pseudobdellovibrio exovorus JSS, a single genomic window includes:
- the gyrB gene encoding DNA topoisomerase (ATP-hydrolyzing) subunit B gives MSGMNTNVDQQKVYGADDIQVLEGLEAVRKRPGMYIGDTTIRGYHHLVYEIVDNAVDESLAGYCKRILVTIHADGSLSVDDDGRGVPVGSHKSGKDAMEVVYTVLHAGGKFDGGAYKVSGGLHGVGASVVNALSSRCQVESHKNGNQYRQQYERGIPQTPVEKIGPTTRTGTVVTFKPDLDIFKEPGMAFDFNTLSNRFREMAFLNAGLHICLKDERTDKKADFQYTSGVAEFVSYLNESKKAIHNEVIYFRGEKDNVDVEVAMQWNDSYTESIYCYANNINTFEGGTHLIGFRGALTRTTNSYAAQKNLLKDYKDSIEGEDIREGLAAIISVKVREPLFEGQTKTKLGNAEVKGIVESLVNEKLADWFDRNPSPAKTIVTKCVEAARARDAARKARELTRRKTALDGGSLPGKMADCQERDPSKCELYLVEGDSAGGSAKQARDRKTQAVLPLKGKILNVEKARFDKMLSNDEIKMMISALGTGIGKDNINADKVRYHKIIIMTDADVDGSHIRTLLLTFFYRQMPVVLEKGFIYIAQPPLYRAKKGQSETYLKDEAALTEYLLSTGLDSFKIKGKEVAIADLRQMILNIQKFYALLKASSTKYDQDVLYYLLTKVEKLEDALRSESALKGAVSDMKTWLQSNPSLGVTEVTENIAEQDGKVTATINTVRYADRKVTVVTSDLLKASEVIELRNLWKAIQGISALPLTIEQGATEHSFEDYNSFFEHVMTSTKKGIYIQRYKGLGEMNPEQLWDTTLNPENRRLLRVTIDDAVAADETFSVLMGEQVEPRRKFINDNALMVKSLDV, from the coding sequence ATGTCTGGAATGAACACGAATGTTGACCAGCAAAAAGTTTACGGTGCTGATGATATCCAAGTCTTAGAGGGACTAGAGGCCGTAAGAAAACGTCCGGGAATGTATATCGGTGATACAACTATCCGCGGTTACCACCATCTGGTGTATGAAATTGTGGATAATGCCGTCGATGAATCTTTAGCCGGTTATTGCAAAAGAATTCTAGTAACAATTCATGCCGATGGTTCTTTATCAGTAGACGATGATGGTCGTGGGGTTCCAGTAGGTTCACATAAATCTGGTAAAGATGCTATGGAAGTGGTTTACACCGTACTTCATGCCGGTGGTAAATTCGACGGCGGAGCTTATAAAGTTTCCGGTGGTCTACATGGTGTGGGTGCTTCTGTTGTGAATGCGCTTTCATCTCGTTGCCAAGTGGAATCTCATAAAAATGGTAATCAGTATCGTCAACAGTACGAGCGTGGTATTCCACAGACTCCAGTTGAAAAAATCGGACCTACAACTCGCACGGGTACTGTCGTAACATTCAAACCCGATTTAGATATTTTCAAAGAGCCAGGAATGGCTTTTGATTTCAATACACTTTCTAATCGTTTCCGTGAAATGGCTTTCTTAAATGCAGGTCTTCATATTTGTTTGAAAGACGAACGCACAGACAAAAAAGCAGATTTCCAATACACAAGCGGTGTTGCGGAATTCGTTTCTTATTTAAATGAATCTAAAAAAGCGATTCACAACGAAGTGATCTATTTCCGTGGCGAAAAAGATAATGTCGATGTGGAAGTGGCGATGCAATGGAATGACAGTTATACAGAGTCTATCTATTGCTACGCAAATAACATCAACACATTCGAAGGTGGTACTCACCTTATCGGGTTCCGTGGTGCTTTAACAAGAACTACAAACAGCTATGCTGCTCAGAAAAATCTTTTGAAAGATTACAAAGACAGTATCGAAGGTGAAGATATTCGTGAAGGTTTAGCCGCGATTATTTCGGTAAAAGTTCGCGAGCCATTATTCGAAGGTCAGACAAAAACTAAATTAGGTAATGCGGAAGTAAAAGGTATCGTGGAATCTTTAGTTAATGAAAAATTAGCTGATTGGTTCGATCGCAACCCTTCTCCGGCAAAAACGATTGTGACGAAATGTGTGGAGGCAGCACGTGCGCGTGATGCGGCCAGAAAAGCCCGTGAATTGACTCGTCGTAAAACAGCCTTAGATGGTGGTTCATTACCAGGTAAAATGGCGGACTGCCAAGAACGCGATCCTTCTAAATGTGAATTATATCTGGTCGAGGGTGACTCGGCAGGTGGATCAGCAAAACAGGCGCGCGATCGTAAAACACAAGCTGTTTTACCTTTGAAAGGTAAAATCCTGAACGTAGAAAAAGCTCGTTTCGATAAAATGTTATCAAATGACGAGATCAAAATGATGATTTCAGCTTTGGGAACAGGAATCGGCAAAGACAACATCAATGCTGATAAAGTCCGTTATCATAAAATCATCATTATGACAGATGCCGACGTGGATGGATCACATATCCGTACACTTTTACTGACATTCTTCTATCGTCAAATGCCAGTGGTGCTTGAAAAAGGTTTTATCTACATTGCTCAACCGCCATTGTATCGTGCTAAAAAAGGCCAAAGCGAAACTTATTTGAAAGACGAAGCGGCGTTGACAGAATATCTGTTAAGCACAGGATTAGATTCTTTCAAAATCAAAGGTAAAGAAGTTGCAATAGCGGATCTTCGCCAAATGATTTTGAATATCCAAAAGTTCTATGCACTTTTAAAAGCGTCTTCAACGAAATACGATCAAGACGTATTGTACTACTTACTAACTAAAGTAGAAAAATTAGAAGATGCTTTAAGATCTGAATCAGCTTTAAAAGGAGCGGTTTCAGATATGAAAACGTGGCTGCAATCTAACCCTTCATTGGGCGTAACAGAAGTTACTGAAAACATCGCAGAACAAGATGGAAAAGTAACAGCGACTATCAACACAGTTCGCTACGCTGATCGCAAAGTAACTGTGGTGACGTCTGATTTATTGAAAGCGTCAGAAGTTATTGAACTTCGTAATTTATGGAAAGCCATCCAAGGAATTTCAGCTTTACCACTGACAATTGAACAAGGTGCTACCGAACATTCATTTGAAGACTATAACAGCTTCTTTGAACACGTGATGACGTCGACTAAAAAAGGTATCTACATCCAACGCTACAAAGGATTAGGAGAGATGAATCCCGAGCAGCTTTGGGATACGACTTTGAACCCTGAAAATCGCCGTCTGTTACGTGTCACTATCGATGATGCTGTTGCCGCTGACGAAACATTCAGTGTTTTAATGGGTGAACAAGTTGAACCGCGTAGAAAATTCATCAACGACAATGCGTTGATGGTGAAATCGTTAGACGTTTAA
- the gyrA gene encoding DNA gyrase subunit A encodes MENTDNSENQKGVTNIDINKEMRDAYLQYSMSVIVGRALPDVRDGLKPVHRRILFAQHELSNTHDKPYKKSARVVGDVIGKYHPHGDVAVYDTMVRMAQDFAMRFPLIDGQGNFGSVDGDSPAAQRYTEVRMTRLAEELLADIEKETVPFGPNYDDSLEIPLILPAKYPNLLVNGSAGIAVGMATNIPPHNLGEVIDGCIHLIQNPDCGIEELIERIPGPDFPTAGQIAGKEGILQAYRKGRGIITIKAKTEIETKKDHEEIIVTEIPYQVNKAKLIESIADLVREKTVEGISDIRDESSREGMRIVIILKRGENSSVVLNRLYKFTQLQVSFGINMLALDAKNQPVVFDLKRMLEAFVEHRRDVVTKRCIFELKKAQDRAHILEGLKKALDHIDEVIATIRASKEAHAAREALMQKFSFTERQAIAILEMRLQRLTGLERQKIVDELAELMKQIDWLKFVLSDVREVYKIIVAELEDIKKRYSNERRTEITGDLSDIEDEDLIADEPMVVTVTNTGYIKRISTEEYRVQKRGGKGLKGMETREEDYVTDIFTASTKTMLLVFTDKGKVYWCKVHRLPMGTRTSKGKAIANVVQLSPGEKVRAILPVNEFSSNKNVVMLTEKGIIKKTTLDAFSNPRQAGIIALTTDLDDQVVAVSLSDGQSDIFIATREGMSIRFNEDDVRAMGRSARGVKGITLAKEDVVVAMEVLEKNTPDTILMVTSKGYGKRSEVSEYRVQSRGGVGIITQKTTDKVGNVVGTKKVSPLHELILSTDQGQVIRMKISDISILGRNTQGVRLINLDEKQEFVKGIAVVADEDKAAEEIH; translated from the coding sequence ATGGAAAATACAGATAACTCAGAAAATCAAAAAGGTGTAACCAACATCGATATCAATAAGGAAATGCGAGACGCTTATTTGCAGTACTCGATGTCCGTTATTGTGGGTCGTGCATTACCTGACGTACGTGATGGTTTAAAACCCGTTCACCGCCGTATTTTATTTGCTCAACATGAGCTTTCAAATACACACGATAAACCCTATAAAAAATCAGCCCGTGTTGTCGGTGACGTGATCGGTAAATACCATCCGCATGGTGACGTGGCTGTTTACGACACAATGGTGCGTATGGCGCAGGACTTTGCGATGCGCTTCCCGTTGATTGATGGTCAAGGTAACTTCGGTTCGGTCGACGGAGATTCTCCGGCGGCACAACGTTACACTGAAGTGCGTATGACTCGCTTGGCAGAAGAACTTTTAGCTGACATCGAAAAAGAAACGGTTCCGTTCGGGCCGAACTACGATGACTCGTTAGAAATTCCTCTGATTTTACCTGCCAAATACCCTAATCTTTTGGTTAACGGTTCTGCGGGTATCGCGGTTGGTATGGCGACGAATATTCCTCCGCACAATTTGGGCGAAGTGATCGATGGCTGTATCCACTTGATTCAAAATCCTGATTGTGGAATCGAAGAGTTAATCGAAAGAATTCCTGGTCCTGACTTCCCGACTGCAGGTCAAATCGCAGGTAAAGAAGGTATCCTTCAGGCATACCGTAAAGGTCGCGGAATCATCACGATCAAAGCAAAAACAGAAATTGAAACGAAAAAAGATCACGAAGAAATTATCGTGACTGAAATTCCGTACCAAGTGAATAAAGCAAAACTTATTGAAAGTATTGCGGACCTTGTGCGTGAAAAAACAGTGGAAGGTATTTCTGATATTCGCGATGAGTCGTCTCGTGAAGGTATGCGTATCGTGATTATCTTGAAACGTGGTGAAAACTCATCAGTGGTGTTGAACCGCCTTTATAAGTTTACACAACTTCAAGTGAGCTTTGGTATTAACATGTTAGCTTTAGATGCGAAAAACCAACCGGTAGTTTTCGATCTAAAACGTATGTTAGAAGCCTTTGTTGAACATCGTCGTGATGTTGTGACGAAGCGCTGTATCTTCGAATTAAAGAAAGCTCAAGATCGCGCTCATATCTTAGAAGGTCTGAAAAAAGCTTTAGACCATATCGATGAAGTGATCGCGACAATCCGCGCTTCTAAAGAAGCCCATGCGGCCCGCGAAGCGTTGATGCAGAAATTCTCGTTCACTGAAAGACAAGCTATTGCGATTTTAGAAATGCGCTTACAACGCCTAACAGGTTTAGAGCGCCAAAAAATCGTGGATGAGTTAGCTGAGTTGATGAAACAAATCGACTGGTTGAAGTTTGTATTATCTGATGTGCGTGAAGTTTATAAAATTATCGTAGCTGAATTAGAAGATATCAAAAAACGTTATTCAAACGAGCGCCGTACAGAAATCACTGGCGATCTTTCTGATATCGAAGATGAAGATCTAATTGCAGACGAGCCAATGGTGGTCACTGTTACTAACACAGGTTACATCAAACGTATTTCAACTGAAGAATACCGCGTACAAAAACGCGGTGGTAAAGGTCTTAAAGGGATGGAAACTCGCGAAGAGGATTACGTCACGGATATCTTTACGGCTTCAACTAAGACGATGCTGTTAGTCTTTACCGATAAAGGTAAAGTCTACTGGTGTAAGGTTCACCGCCTGCCAATGGGAACTCGTACTTCTAAAGGTAAAGCGATTGCCAATGTGGTGCAGTTGTCGCCTGGTGAAAAGGTACGTGCAATTCTTCCAGTAAATGAATTCAGTTCTAATAAAAATGTCGTGATGTTAACTGAAAAAGGTATCATCAAAAAAACGACATTGGATGCGTTCTCGAATCCACGTCAGGCAGGTATCATCGCTTTAACTACGGATCTTGATGACCAAGTAGTAGCCGTGAGTCTTTCAGATGGACAAAGCGACATTTTCATCGCCACTCGCGAAGGTATGTCGATTCGTTTCAATGAAGATGATGTGCGTGCAATGGGTCGTTCAGCTCGTGGTGTAAAAGGTATTACCTTAGCAAAAGAAGATGTCGTTGTGGCGATGGAAGTTCTTGAAAAGAACACTCCAGATACCATCTTGATGGTGACGTCTAAAGGTTATGGTAAACGCTCAGAAGTGAGCGAATACCGCGTACAAAGCAGAGGTGGTGTTGGTATTATCACTCAAAAAACAACTGATAAAGTTGGTAACGTTGTAGGAACGAAAAAAGTTTCTCCGCTACATGAGTTGATTTTATCTACAGATCAAGGCCAAGTTATCCGTATGAAAATTTCAGACATTTCTATTTTAGGTCGTAACACTCAAGGTGTACGTCTAATCAATTTGGACGAAAAGCAAGAGTTTGTTAAGGGGATTGCGGTGGTTGCTGATGAAGATAAAGCGGCCGAAGAAATCCACTAA
- a CDS encoding tetratricopeptide repeat protein: protein MKIKRPKKSTKNMRAQMVFPFVARSFLTSVVLFLFFGLSSCKPAAERLYADANAEIKKGHYRIALDLLERSSEIAKDSNIKYRYLSEAGRLARFEIQDYERAIRIYRRIILQSEDVEQRLRAQEAISEIYLENLQNYNMALKELQILEPLLHDNEKKEKVKLRIAQTLYLTGNFQQAMEEIKVSLKFSEKEKLNFLKIKAQVLVAQKKYKEALAEYEKILQADEKFFATENLFIAASVVYEENEEYAEALAYLDKYQEQIPDKAYLELRYKRLQERMVNKPLFKGRRK, encoded by the coding sequence ATGAAGATAAAGCGGCCGAAGAAATCCACTAAGAATATGCGAGCGCAAATGGTTTTTCCATTTGTTGCTCGTTCGTTTCTAACCAGTGTAGTGCTATTTTTATTTTTTGGACTCAGTTCCTGCAAGCCGGCGGCAGAAAGACTGTACGCTGACGCCAATGCAGAAATTAAAAAAGGTCATTATCGTATTGCTCTAGATCTTCTAGAGCGCAGTTCTGAAATTGCAAAAGACAGCAATATAAAATATCGCTATTTATCTGAAGCTGGAAGATTAGCTCGCTTTGAAATACAAGATTACGAACGTGCCATCCGAATCTATCGACGTATTATTTTACAGTCTGAAGATGTAGAACAAAGACTGCGAGCGCAAGAAGCGATCTCAGAAATCTATTTGGAAAACCTACAAAATTACAACATGGCTTTAAAAGAGTTACAGATTCTAGAGCCACTTTTGCATGACAACGAAAAAAAAGAAAAAGTTAAATTACGAATTGCTCAGACTCTTTATTTAACGGGAAACTTTCAACAGGCTATGGAAGAAATTAAAGTTTCTTTGAAGTTTAGTGAAAAAGAAAAATTAAATTTTTTAAAAATCAAAGCTCAAGTTTTAGTAGCTCAAAAAAAATATAAGGAAGCCCTTGCTGAATATGAAAAAATTCTGCAAGCGGATGAAAAGTTTTTTGCGACTGAAAATCTTTTTATTGCGGCGTCTGTGGTGTATGAAGAAAATGAAGAGTATGCCGAAGCCCTTGCCTATTTAGACAAATACCAAGAACAAATTCCTGATAAAGCCTATCTTGAACTTCGCTACAAACGTCTTCAAGAACGTATGGTCAACAAGCCTCTATTTAAAGGAAGACGCAAGTGA
- the atpB gene encoding F0F1 ATP synthase subunit A, whose translation MHFNWTQLIPGVGHDYVHVATLIVASGLIILMGTVARASLGNGETAVIPTGKFSVRGLFEVFTEYIGGLSEQVIGHHGRKFAPYFAAIFTYILFNNLVGIVPGMTPATENFNTTFAFGVFSFLAYNIVGIKEGGIGYLKHFLGPVIWLAPLMLIIELISHVLRPLTLGLRLANVMTGDHAVLSVFLNLSPVGPAIPFYALGLLVCTIQAFVFTLLSMVYIALATAHDH comes from the coding sequence ATGCATTTTAACTGGACGCAATTAATTCCTGGAGTAGGACACGACTATGTTCACGTAGCTACTTTGATTGTAGCTTCTGGTTTGATTATCTTGATGGGCACAGTTGCTCGTGCAAGTTTAGGTAACGGCGAAACAGCAGTTATCCCAACTGGAAAATTTTCTGTACGCGGTCTGTTCGAAGTTTTCACTGAGTACATCGGTGGATTATCTGAACAAGTGATCGGTCACCACGGAAGAAAGTTTGCTCCGTACTTCGCAGCAATCTTCACTTACATCTTATTCAACAACTTAGTGGGTATCGTTCCAGGGATGACTCCTGCGACGGAAAACTTCAATACGACTTTTGCTTTCGGTGTTTTTTCTTTCTTAGCGTACAACATCGTAGGTATTAAAGAAGGTGGTATCGGTTACTTGAAACATTTCTTGGGCCCAGTTATTTGGTTGGCTCCATTGATGTTGATCATCGAGTTGATTTCTCACGTTTTACGTCCATTAACTTTAGGTCTTCGTTTAGCGAACGTTATGACAGGTGACCACGCGGTATTATCAGTATTCTTGAACTTATCGCCAGTGGGTCCTGCGATCCCGTTCTATGCACTCGGACTGCTTGTTTGTACAATTCAAGCGTTCGTATTTACATTATTATCAATGGTCTACATAGCTCTTGCAACAGCTCACGACCACTAA
- a CDS encoding ATP synthase F0 subunit C — protein MKKALLFATTLFASLAAFAQEETTAVVVATTNSNAGLVALSAAIAIGLAVVAGTTAQGKAAAAALEGIARNPAAGDKLFTPLILALALIESLVILAFLVAFIKIPAATFGF, from the coding sequence ATGAAAAAGGCATTATTATTTGCCACGACTTTATTCGCTTCTTTAGCAGCTTTTGCTCAAGAAGAAACAACTGCGGTTGTTGTAGCTACTACAAACTCTAACGCTGGCTTAGTAGCATTGAGTGCTGCTATCGCTATCGGTTTAGCGGTTGTTGCTGGTACTACAGCACAAGGTAAAGCTGCTGCTGCTGCTTTAGAAGGCATCGCTCGTAACCCAGCTGCTGGTGACAAACTTTTCACGCCACTTATCTTAGCTTTGGCTCTTATCGAGTCTTTAGTTATCTTGGCGTTCCTAGTTGCGTTCATCAAAATCCCAGCTGCAACTTTCGGTTTCTAA
- a CDS encoding phosphomannomutase/phosphoglucomutase: protein MFSPVIFREYDIRGVFNEQFDLDFAYQLGRAFGTYVFNKTNKQNRRLSIGYDARQSSVAIVEKLSQGMKETGAEVYILGLVTTPVCYYSTFQLDLDGAIMVTGSHNPPEYNGFKVSLGKTTIFGEEIQNLKAVMQAGNFLNGEGSIKNYDIHPEYLERYKKEFGQIKPIKVVLDCGNGAAGSIVRSLYNVTGLQPEILFEEPDGRFPNHHPDPTVEKNLVDLAKKVKETGAVCGIGFDGDADRIGVVDHTGKMIYGDELMTIFARDVLQTQKGAKIVGDVKCSDRMYHEIARLEGEPIMWKTGHSLVKEKIKVEKAPFGGEMSGHIFFADRNYGYDDAPYAGLRLCEIIAKTGKTIPELLAGLPSAYNTPEVRIDTTEEKKVLIVEKVKEKFQNSQDADVKVNLLDGIRISFADGWALCRASNTQPVLVVRFESNSEAGLKRIEDNIMSVVNQYL, encoded by the coding sequence ATGTTTAGTCCTGTTATCTTTCGCGAATACGATATCCGTGGAGTTTTCAACGAACAATTCGATTTAGATTTCGCTTATCAATTAGGTCGCGCGTTCGGAACCTATGTATTTAATAAAACAAATAAACAAAATCGCCGTCTTTCTATCGGATACGATGCTCGTCAATCTTCGGTAGCCATTGTTGAAAAGTTATCACAAGGGATGAAAGAAACCGGAGCTGAAGTTTATATTCTAGGTTTAGTGACGACTCCGGTTTGTTACTACTCTACATTTCAATTGGATTTAGACGGCGCAATCATGGTGACAGGAAGTCACAATCCTCCTGAATACAATGGTTTTAAAGTCTCTTTAGGCAAAACAACTATTTTCGGTGAAGAAATCCAAAATTTAAAAGCGGTCATGCAAGCAGGAAACTTCTTGAATGGTGAAGGCTCTATTAAAAATTACGATATTCATCCTGAATATCTTGAGCGCTACAAAAAAGAATTCGGTCAGATCAAGCCCATCAAAGTTGTTTTAGATTGCGGTAACGGAGCTGCGGGCAGCATCGTTCGCAGCCTATACAATGTCACTGGTTTACAACCTGAAATTCTTTTTGAAGAGCCAGATGGACGTTTCCCTAATCACCATCCAGATCCAACTGTAGAAAAAAATCTAGTGGATCTTGCTAAAAAAGTAAAAGAGACCGGAGCCGTTTGCGGTATTGGATTCGACGGAGACGCGGATCGTATCGGTGTTGTCGATCACACAGGTAAAATGATCTACGGTGATGAACTTATGACAATCTTCGCACGCGATGTTTTACAAACACAAAAAGGTGCGAAGATCGTAGGGGATGTAAAGTGCTCCGATCGCATGTACCACGAAATCGCTCGTCTAGAAGGTGAGCCGATTATGTGGAAGACCGGCCACAGCTTAGTAAAAGAAAAAATCAAAGTTGAAAAAGCTCCTTTCGGCGGAGAAATGAGCGGACACATTTTCTTCGCAGATCGTAACTATGGTTATGACGATGCTCCTTATGCTGGATTACGTCTTTGCGAAATCATCGCAAAAACAGGCAAGACAATTCCAGAACTATTAGCGGGACTTCCTTCGGCTTACAACACTCCAGAAGTTCGTATCGATACGACTGAAGAAAAGAAAGTTTTGATCGTTGAAAAAGTAAAAGAAAAATTCCAAAACAGCCAAGACGCCGATGTAAAAGTGAATTTGTTGGATGGTATTCGTATCAGTTTTGCTGATGGTTGGGCTCTTTGCCGTGCCTCTAACACTCAACCCGTACTCGTTGTTCGTTTCGAATCTAACAGCGAAGCCGGCTTGAAACGCATTGAAGACAACATCATGTCAGTGGTGAATCAGTACCTTTAA
- a CDS encoding 4-hydroxythreonine-4-phosphate dehydrogenase PdxA — translation MKRHRPSTKKTNASLLKIALTTGDRDGIGFEVTAKALSKIKPSLKKNRCLFFIFRHRDQQKWQPQYFKLIDKSWLRLTFHSLEQALDFLDLVEGKLPDNLLVDLALTSHEAQWVLDASKACRDGNLDSLVTGPLSKSVTAKLPRKPLGHTGIFRDLFKKNQMFMAFVGRDFNVLLATDHIPFSKVEASLNAKTFSSALKAAEDLRQLLNSKKNLAVLGLNPHSGEKGLLGKIETRLFKKLPKNVDGPLVPDAAFLKKNWSRYSVFVCLYHDQGLIPFKMHHGQDSGVHLTMGLPFVRTSVDHGTAVELFNKNLANSASMSEAIQLNMKLIGAKNV, via the coding sequence ATGAAACGCCATAGACCTTCAACAAAAAAAACAAATGCCTCCCTATTGAAGATTGCGCTGACCACCGGCGATCGCGATGGCATTGGTTTCGAGGTCACCGCAAAAGCTCTTTCTAAAATCAAACCTTCTTTAAAAAAGAATCGTTGTCTGTTTTTTATTTTTCGCCATCGTGATCAACAAAAATGGCAACCTCAGTATTTTAAATTGATCGATAAAAGCTGGCTGCGATTAACTTTTCACAGCTTAGAACAAGCTTTAGATTTTCTAGATCTGGTTGAAGGCAAGTTGCCGGATAATCTTCTTGTGGATTTAGCTTTAACTTCGCATGAAGCTCAATGGGTTCTGGATGCCAGCAAAGCTTGTCGTGATGGAAACTTAGATTCTTTAGTCACAGGCCCACTTTCAAAATCCGTCACAGCGAAGCTTCCACGCAAACCATTAGGACATACCGGAATTTTCAGAGACCTCTTTAAGAAAAATCAGATGTTCATGGCCTTTGTGGGCCGCGATTTTAATGTGTTGCTGGCCACAGATCATATTCCTTTTTCAAAAGTCGAAGCCTCTTTAAATGCTAAAACTTTTTCTAGCGCACTGAAGGCGGCAGAAGATTTACGACAGCTTTTAAATTCAAAAAAGAATTTAGCTGTTTTAGGACTTAATCCTCACTCTGGTGAAAAAGGTCTTTTGGGAAAAATAGAAACGCGGCTTTTCAAAAAGTTACCCAAAAATGTGGACGGCCCTTTAGTTCCCGATGCAGCTTTTCTTAAAAAGAACTGGAGTCGCTACTCTGTCTTTGTCTGCCTTTACCATGATCAGGGCTTAATTCCGTTTAAAATGCATCACGGACAGGATTCCGGCGTGCATTTGACAATGGGATTACCTTTTGTCAGAACCAGTGTAGATCATGGCACCGCAGTCGAGCTATTTAATAAAAATCTAGCCAATAGCGCCTCGATGTCAGAAGCTATACAACTTAATATGAAACTTATAGGAGCAAAAAATGTTTAG
- a CDS encoding peptidylprolyl isomerase — MKMLFVKLFAISFLFFSSLVASSQAHAKEVVNKIITIVNEEIILQSDLADMDKRIDRIGSVDETLLLGNKVESLKGNKKAQLEFLIREKLVDSEIKRQNMTVADEQVTAEISQMAKKNQMSSAEFASYMKSQGYTVDQYKVVLKTRMERQTFFERDIISKLRITDEDAYSVYRANAPNYRPSVSEYRIAQIFFSTRKGGDEAALTRARAASERLRAGESFESLANQVDETPGANKDGVLGTFKSGEFAPALERGVESLSVGETSGIIEGSTGYHIIKLLSKNTILDPNFVRVKEQIKAGLVQQNFERQLKNWFEIKKSQAHIENLNNETP, encoded by the coding sequence ATGAAAATGTTATTTGTAAAATTATTCGCTATTTCTTTTCTGTTTTTTTCGTCTTTAGTGGCCTCTTCACAGGCTCATGCAAAAGAAGTCGTAAACAAAATCATCACCATCGTTAATGAAGAAATTATCTTACAGTCTGATTTAGCGGACATGGATAAGCGTATTGATCGTATTGGTTCTGTTGATGAAACTCTGCTTTTGGGTAACAAAGTAGAATCTTTAAAGGGGAATAAAAAAGCTCAGCTAGAGTTTTTAATTCGCGAAAAATTAGTCGACTCTGAAATCAAACGCCAAAATATGACCGTGGCCGACGAACAAGTAACGGCCGAGATTTCACAGATGGCTAAAAAAAATCAAATGAGCAGCGCCGAATTCGCTAGCTACATGAAAAGCCAAGGCTACACAGTAGATCAATATAAAGTCGTCTTAAAAACACGTATGGAAAGACAGACATTTTTTGAACGCGATATCATCAGCAAATTACGTATCACAGATGAAGATGCTTACAGTGTTTATCGCGCCAATGCTCCGAATTATCGCCCTAGCGTGAGCGAATATCGTATTGCTCAGATTTTTTTCTCGACTCGTAAGGGTGGTGATGAAGCTGCTCTTACTCGTGCACGCGCAGCTTCAGAACGTCTTCGTGCTGGCGAAAGCTTTGAATCTTTAGCTAATCAAGTGGATGAAACGCCCGGCGCCAATAAAGATGGTGTGTTGGGAACATTTAAGTCTGGCGAGTTTGCTCCGGCTCTTGAAAGAGGAGTTGAAAGCCTTTCTGTTGGTGAAACATCGGGAATCATCGAAGGCTCTACTGGTTACCACATCATTAAATTACTTTCTAAAAACACAATTCTAGATCCCAACTTTGTTCGCGTAAAAGAGCAAATCAAGGCGGGACTTGTTCAACAAAACTTCGAACGTCAGTTAAAAAACTGGTTTGAAATTAAAAAGTCTCAGGCCCATATTGAAAACCTGAACAATGAAACGCCATAG